The sequence GATTGCTGGAATGGCTCATGAGGCAGGCAAAGGCTCGATAATAGTTGTAAATAAATGGGATGCTATCGAAAAAAATGACAAGACTATGAATCAGTTTACAAAAGAGCTAGTAAATACGTTGGCATACATGAAATATGCACCTTGCGCATTTATTTCTGCATTGACGGGGCAGCGAATAAACAAACTTTTTGATACTATAAAAATCATCGCTCAAAATCAAACGCTGCGTATCAGCACGGGAGTTCTAAATGATGTGCTTATAGAGGCAATGGGGCAAAATCAGCCGCCGTCAGATAAGGGCAAAGCATTAAAAATATATTATATGACTCAGGTAAGCATTAAACCTCCTACATTTATTTTATTTGTAAATGACAAAAATTTATTACACTTCTCGTATCAACGTTATATCGAAAATCAGATGCGTGAAGCTTTTGGGTTTAAGGGTACGCCGATTCACTTTATTGTAAGAGAGAAAGGGGCGAAAGATGTATAGAGTAATTATGCTCGTAGTTGGATACTTGTTAGGCAGTATCCAATCTGCAATAATCTATAGCAAATACATGAGAGGCAAAGATATTAGAGAGCAAGGAAGCGGTAATGCAGGCAGCACCAATGTCATTAGAATTTATGGCAAAAAGGCAGGAATTGCAGTGTTTTGTTGCGACATTGCAAAGGCTGCGATAGCCGTGGTAATTGCAAAGATTTGCTATGCGGATCATCAGATAATAGCAGCGCTTTATGCCGCAATTGGGGCAATAATAGGTCATAGCTATCCGATATATTTTGGATTTAAGGGTGGCAAGGGTGTTGCGGTAACTGTTGGCGCAATTTATATGATAGATATTAGAATTGGGTTGATTTCAACGATAGTTTTTTATATCAGCTTGAAATTATCTAAGATAGTTTCGCTAAGCTCTATGTTACTTACAAGTTCGGTGCCGGTATGCATCTATTTTTTATATAGAACTGCGCCGTATAGAAGAGAGGC is a genomic window of Candidatus Epulonipiscium viviparus containing:
- the plsY gene encoding glycerol-3-phosphate 1-O-acyltransferase PlsY: MYRVIMLVVGYLLGSIQSAIIYSKYMRGKDIREQGSGNAGSTNVIRIYGKKAGIAVFCCDIAKAAIAVVIAKICYADHQIIAALYAAIGAIIGHSYPIYFGFKGGKGVAVTVGAIYMIDIRIGLISTIVFYISLKLSKIVSLSSMLLTSSVPVCIYFLYRTAPYRREAVILGFVIAGITIFRHHSNIGRMIKGTESKVGTKK